A window of the Candidatus Bathyarchaeota archaeon genome harbors these coding sequences:
- a CDS encoding aconitate hydratase — translation MGKSVTQKIIENHIVEGTFDYDREIAIRIDQTLTQDATGTLAFMEFEALGIKKVKTELSASYVDHNLLQTDFRNMDDHLFLQSAAKKFGVYFSRPGNGISHHIHLERFSAPGKTLLGADSHTSTSGGCGMLAIGSGGLDVAMAMAGYPFFLKVPEIIGVKLTGELDPWVSAKDVILEMLRKLSVKGGIGKIIEYFGPGINTLEVPERASIANMGAELGATSTVFPSDLNTKRYLEAQGRGKIWKEIKPDSNVDYDETIEVNLRDLEPLIATPSSPDNIRKVKDIEGVKVSQVVIGSCTNSSYRDLMMVASCLKKWNIHENICLEINPGSRQILENIAHSSGLTQLIHSGARIQQSGCLGCIGMGQAPATNVASLRTFPRNFLGRSGTKDDQVFLCSPEVAISAAIKGEIRDPRKLGKSPKVEEPQRYIVNEEMIIPPIKNSEYIEIIRGPNIKPFPDFKPLQSEIKGEIVLKVDDNITTDHILPAGSSILPLRSNIPAISEFTFSSLDPNFSKRAKKTKDPIIIGGENYGQGSSREHAAIVCRYLGIKVKIAKSFARIHRSNLINFGVLPLVFKESGDYQELDKGDKINISNIRDQISGNSDYILIGAGNERIKCLNEFSERERNMLLAGGLINFVKQSIQ, via the coding sequence ATGGGAAAGAGCGTCACCCAAAAAATAATAGAAAATCACATTGTTGAAGGAACTTTTGACTATGACAGAGAAATCGCAATTAGAATAGATCAAACGCTTACACAAGATGCTACTGGCACTTTGGCTTTTATGGAATTTGAAGCATTAGGAATTAAAAAAGTAAAGACCGAACTTTCTGCAAGTTATGTAGATCATAATCTTCTACAGACAGACTTTAGAAATATGGATGACCATTTATTTCTACAATCTGCTGCGAAGAAATTCGGAGTTTACTTTTCAAGACCAGGCAACGGGATCTCACATCATATACACTTAGAACGTTTTTCAGCTCCAGGTAAAACACTACTTGGTGCTGATAGTCATACATCGACATCCGGTGGTTGTGGAATGCTCGCTATTGGAAGTGGTGGGCTAGATGTTGCAATGGCAATGGCTGGATATCCGTTTTTCCTCAAGGTTCCTGAAATTATCGGAGTGAAATTAACAGGTGAACTCGATCCTTGGGTTTCAGCAAAAGATGTTATTCTTGAGATGTTGAGAAAACTGTCTGTTAAGGGCGGTATAGGAAAAATAATAGAATATTTTGGTCCAGGAATTAATACTTTAGAAGTACCAGAAAGGGCATCTATTGCTAATATGGGAGCAGAATTGGGTGCAACTTCAACGGTTTTTCCATCTGATTTAAACACGAAAAGATATCTTGAAGCTCAAGGCCGAGGAAAAATATGGAAAGAGATTAAACCAGATTCAAATGTGGACTATGATGAGACAATAGAGGTAAACCTAAGGGATTTGGAACCGCTTATTGCTACTCCATCATCTCCTGACAATATAAGGAAAGTCAAAGATATAGAAGGGGTAAAGGTATCGCAAGTTGTGATAGGTTCATGCACTAACTCATCATATCGAGATCTAATGATGGTTGCAAGTTGTCTAAAAAAATGGAACATTCATGAAAATATATGTTTGGAAATTAATCCTGGTAGTCGCCAAATTCTTGAAAATATTGCCCATTCAAGCGGTTTAACACAGTTGATACACTCAGGTGCTCGTATTCAGCAATCGGGCTGTCTAGGATGTATAGGAATGGGTCAGGCTCCTGCTACTAATGTTGCTTCATTGAGAACTTTTCCGAGAAATTTTCTGGGAAGGAGTGGAACAAAAGATGATCAAGTGTTTTTATGCAGTCCGGAAGTGGCGATATCGGCTGCGATTAAAGGAGAAATAAGAGATCCTAGGAAATTAGGAAAATCTCCTAAAGTGGAAGAGCCTCAAAGATATATAGTAAATGAAGAGATGATTATTCCACCGATTAAAAATTCAGAATATATAGAAATTATAAGAGGCCCTAATATCAAACCATTTCCAGATTTCAAACCACTACAGAGTGAAATAAAAGGAGAGATAGTACTCAAAGTTGACGACAATATCACAACCGACCATATATTACCCGCGGGCAGTAGCATTCTACCTCTTAGAAGTAATATTCCTGCGATAAGCGAATTTACTTTTTCTAGTTTGGATCCCAATTTTTCAAAAAGGGCGAAAAAAACTAAAGACCCAATTATAATAGGCGGCGAAAATTACGGCCAAGGTTCAAGTAGGGAACATGCTGCAATAGTCTGTAGGTATCTTGGAATCAAAGTTAAAATAGCTAAAAGCTTCGCACGGATACATAGATCAAATTTGATCAATTTTGGTGTATTGCCTTTAGTCTTTAAGGAATCAGGCGATTATCAAGAACTCGATAAGGGAGATAAAATAAACATCTCAAATATAAGAGACCAAATTTCTGGCAATTCAGATTATATATTAATTGGAGCAGGTAATGAGCGGATCAAATGTTTGAATGAATTCTCAGAAAGAGAAAGAAATATGCTTCTAGCTGGTGGATTAATTAATTTCGTCAAGCAATCGATTCAGTAA
- a CDS encoding DUF362 domain-containing protein has protein sequence MKVAIIKGANPSNMTVKALEMINGNKVLPLKKPVLIKPNYLNANHPSTGITTDSRIIEGVIKFLKKYEFENIIIGEGSGFADTFEAFHIAGVDLISKKFNVKTVDLNKDEFIEKKPLHPLNLEKVKIAKTALESSIISIPKLKPHRIAGASLSIKNMMGAMTPKGSMHSNLSKNIVDLASIIKPDLAVIDGIIAGQGHESSGNPLIMNLVIAGIDPVAVDTVGASIMGIPIDDIKHLAFAEKKGLGTADLNRIEILGEPIEKVRKNFERSILSGLLRYFG, from the coding sequence ATGAAAGTCGCAATTATCAAAGGTGCAAATCCTTCCAATATGACTGTTAAGGCATTAGAGATGATAAATGGGAATAAAGTATTGCCTTTAAAAAAACCAGTTTTAATCAAACCAAATTATTTAAACGCGAATCATCCCTCAACCGGAATCACTACAGATAGTAGAATTATTGAAGGAGTAATAAAATTCCTAAAAAAATATGAATTTGAGAATATCATAATTGGGGAAGGGAGTGGATTTGCTGATACTTTTGAAGCTTTTCACATTGCTGGGGTGGATTTGATATCAAAAAAATTTAATGTAAAAACAGTTGATTTAAATAAAGATGAATTCATTGAAAAGAAACCATTACATCCACTCAATTTAGAAAAAGTAAAAATTGCAAAGACAGCTCTTGAAAGCTCGATAATCAGCATTCCTAAACTAAAACCTCATAGAATAGCTGGAGCTTCCTTAAGCATAAAGAACATGATGGGTGCAATGACACCTAAAGGTTCGATGCATTCTAATCTAAGTAAAAACATAGTTGACTTGGCTTCTATTATTAAACCAGACTTAGCAGTTATTGACGGTATAATTGCTGGACAAGGACACGAGTCAAGTGGCAATCCCTTGATTATGAATTTGGTTATTGCGGGTATTGATCCTGTTGCAGTGGATACGGTCGGCGCAAGTATAATGGGAATACCCATAGATGATATCAAACATCTGGCTTTTGCAGAAAAAAAAGGTCTTGGAACTGCTGATTTAAATAGAATAGAGATCTTGGGAGAACCTATTGAAAAAGTAAGAAAGAATTTTGAAAGATCAATATTGTCTGGGTTACTACGATACTTTGGTTGA
- a CDS encoding TatD family hydrolase, with protein MIDIHCHLEQKDYNNDRYSIIEKCQKQLKAIITSCAHPQNFNLTLEIVEKFKNFVFATAGMHPIYIKEFSNKEINSFIEKLRINKKKFVGIGEIGLDYFWVKNKNQRENQKELFAQLISLAKQLELPLIIHSRDAYEDTIEILEEEQAKNVVMHMFGANKLTKRVIENNWHISMNSIVLKSKKHKKVVRDCPIHKLLIETDSPWLAPDSFVNKRNDPTSTSYIVKKVAEIKKTNFEEIDEITTKNAINFFQLKI; from the coding sequence ATGATCGATATACATTGCCATCTTGAACAAAAGGATTATAATAACGATCGATACTCGATAATAGAAAAATGCCAAAAACAATTAAAAGCAATCATAACGTCATGTGCTCATCCACAAAATTTTAATTTGACTCTCGAAATTGTTGAAAAATTTAAAAATTTTGTATTTGCTACTGCTGGGATGCATCCAATCTATATCAAAGAATTTTCAAACAAAGAGATAAATTCGTTTATTGAAAAATTGAGAATAAACAAGAAGAAATTTGTAGGAATTGGAGAGATTGGATTAGATTATTTTTGGGTAAAAAATAAAAATCAAAGAGAGAATCAAAAAGAATTATTTGCCCAACTCATATCGTTAGCAAAGCAATTAGAATTGCCTTTAATCATTCATTCTAGAGATGCTTATGAAGATACAATAGAGATTCTAGAGGAAGAACAAGCAAAGAATGTTGTAATGCATATGTTTGGAGCTAATAAATTAACAAAAAGAGTGATCGAAAATAATTGGCATATATCAATGAATTCAATTGTTCTTAAAAGTAAAAAGCATAAAAAAGTGGTTAGAGATTGTCCAATACATAAACTGTTAATTGAAACTGATTCTCCATGGCTTGCTCCGGATTCCTTCGTTAATAAAAGAAATGATCCTACTTCTACAAGCTATATTGTGAAGAAAGTGGCAGAAATTAAGAAGACTAATTTTGAAGAAATCGATGAAATCACAACTAAAAATGCTATAAATTTCTTTCAATTGAAAATTTAA
- a CDS encoding CBS domain-containing protein, protein MSSPVVTVKIDDKIDKIASLMRSKKIGSVIVLDQSRRPIGIITERDIIGRIVSKDIKPSTLKAKEIMSSPLHTIESTVNITEATKKMRDRGVRRLIVIKGTSLAGIISSDDIARITPELIAIISEKSNLTVIETPIGELGITGQCEKCENWSDGLKESDGLFLCEECYDK, encoded by the coding sequence ATGTCCTCGCCAGTGGTGACTGTCAAGATCGATGATAAGATTGATAAGATAGCGTCATTAATGCGATCTAAGAAAATTGGAAGTGTAATAGTTTTAGATCAGAGCAGAAGACCAATAGGTATCATAACTGAAAGAGATATAATTGGCAGAATAGTCTCAAAGGATATTAAACCGAGTACTTTGAAAGCTAAAGAGATTATGAGTAGTCCTTTGCATACGATTGAATCCACTGTAAATATTACAGAAGCTACAAAAAAGATGAGGGATCGTGGAGTAAGAAGGCTCATAGTGATTAAAGGTACAAGTCTTGCAGGTATTATTTCAAGTGATGATATTGCCAGAATAACACCTGAGCTTATCGCTATTATCTCTGAAAAATCAAATCTTACTGTAATAGAGACTCCAATAGGTGAGTTGGGAATAACGGGCCAATGTGAAAAATGTGAAAATTGGTCTGATGGTCTTAAAGAAAGTGATGGATTATTCTTATGCGAAGAATGCTATGACAAGTAG
- the pfkA gene encoding 6-phosphofructokinase, which produces MKLISIATTGGDAPGMNATVRAVVRKAMLENLEVLGFENGFVGLLKNDFRFLDARGVGGIMHLGGTFLKTSRSNEIKTKEGINKAVKVLTKNKIEGLIIIGGNGSFKAACELHEACGIPVIGIPATIDNDLAGTDTTIGFDTAVNTALEAVDKIRDTATSHQRVFVVEVMGHTRGFIALEVGICSGAEVILIPEIKYDINKICKRLKESYRKGKASGIIVIAEGAADCTEIVKSVEDNTKFEVRLTRLGHIQRGGHPTAYSRLLACKMGASSIEFLLDGKKKDMTGIQGNKIVPIDLDYASKEEKPLDEKLYDLALKLAI; this is translated from the coding sequence TTGAAACTAATTTCGATTGCTACTACAGGCGGGGATGCTCCAGGGATGAATGCTACCGTTCGAGCTGTTGTAAGAAAAGCCATGTTAGAAAATTTAGAAGTTCTGGGTTTTGAAAACGGTTTCGTTGGACTTCTAAAGAACGATTTCAGGTTTTTAGATGCGAGAGGAGTTGGAGGAATTATGCATCTAGGAGGAACTTTTTTAAAAACATCCAGGTCGAATGAGATTAAGACAAAAGAAGGAATAAATAAAGCAGTTAAAGTCTTGACCAAAAATAAAATTGAAGGATTGATAATTATAGGCGGTAATGGTTCGTTTAAAGCTGCATGTGAATTACATGAAGCCTGTGGGATCCCTGTAATCGGAATACCTGCAACTATAGATAATGATTTGGCGGGAACTGATACTACGATAGGTTTTGATACGGCCGTAAATACGGCTTTAGAAGCTGTAGATAAAATACGAGATACAGCAACCTCTCACCAAAGAGTTTTTGTTGTTGAGGTGATGGGCCATACTAGAGGATTCATCGCATTAGAGGTTGGAATATGTTCTGGTGCAGAAGTAATACTGATACCTGAAATAAAATACGATATAAACAAAATATGTAAGAGACTTAAAGAAAGTTACAGAAAAGGAAAAGCTTCAGGGATAATAGTCATCGCAGAAGGAGCCGCTGATTGCACAGAGATAGTTAAATCTGTCGAAGATAATACCAAATTTGAAGTCAGACTTACGAGATTGGGTCATATCCAAAGAGGCGGTCATCCTACTGCCTATAGTCGACTTTTAGCATGTAAAATGGGAGCCTCTAGTATAGAGTTTCTACTAGATGGGAAAAAGAAGGATATGACTGGAATCCAAGGAAATAAAATAGTTCCAATAGATTTAGATTATGCCTCTAAAGAGGAGAAACCATTAGATGAAAAATTATATGATCTAGCTTTAAAGTTGGCAATATAG
- a CDS encoding tRNA-binding protein, translating into MITIEDFNNLNIVVGKIIEIEKLPKSDKLFKIVVDLGTSKNQMVAGGANIYSPDDLMGKQVVVLANLEPKLIRGIESKGMLLAADVQGKPIWLTVDEEVPLGTRVR; encoded by the coding sequence ATGATAACGATAGAAGATTTCAATAATCTCAATATTGTTGTAGGAAAGATTATTGAAATTGAAAAACTTCCTAAATCAGACAAACTTTTCAAAATAGTAGTAGATTTGGGCACGAGTAAAAATCAAATGGTGGCAGGAGGGGCTAATATTTACTCGCCTGATGATCTAATGGGAAAGCAAGTTGTTGTGTTGGCTAACTTAGAACCAAAGTTAATCCGAGGTATTGAATCTAAAGGAATGTTATTAGCCGCCGATGTCCAAGGAAAGCCTATTTGGTTAACTGTTGATGAAGAAGTTCCATTGGGGACTAGAGTGAGATAA